A genomic region of Bradyrhizobium sp. ORS 278 contains the following coding sequences:
- a CDS encoding carbamoyltransferase produces MYILGLSAFYHDSAAALLVDGRIVAAAQEERFTRKKHDSGFPTQAIAYCLAEAGITLDAVDHVVFYEKPFLKFERLLETYAAFAPRGFGSFSRAMPIWLREKLFQKDLLCRELRSIGPKSDWRDKLLFSEHHLSHAASAFYPSPFEDAVVLTMDGVGEWCTGSAAIGRGKDLRIVKEMRFPHSLGLLYSAFTYYTGFKVNSGEYKVMGLAPYGTPDHVDTILDNLIDLKDDGSFRLDMSYFDYCTGLTMTNQKFADLFGQPVRDPAKDMLTPFHMNIAASVQTVAEEVMLRLTRALAREHGGGNLCLAGGVALNCVANGKILRDGAFDNIWIQPASGDAGGALGAALVAWHQHVGGGRQVNGHDLMQGAYLGPAFAQDEVERGLTKAGARFSVATDDEMLEATAASLAAGEAVGWMQGRMEFGPRSLGARSILGDPRSPTMQKTLNLRIKYRESFRPFAPAVLREDVAEWFELDADSPYMLLVADVRKERRRQMTNEEEARFGIDKLNAVRSEIPAVTHIDYSARVQTVHADTNPRFHALISRFKAKTGCPVLVNTSFNVRGEPIVCTPKDAFRCFMGSEIELLVVGNCLMRKSEQDPALKLDYKSAFELD; encoded by the coding sequence ATGTACATTCTTGGTCTCTCGGCCTTCTATCACGACAGCGCCGCGGCGCTGCTGGTCGACGGGCGCATCGTTGCGGCCGCCCAAGAGGAGCGCTTCACGCGAAAGAAGCACGATTCCGGCTTTCCGACCCAAGCCATTGCCTATTGCCTCGCGGAGGCAGGCATCACGCTGGACGCCGTTGATCACGTCGTGTTTTACGAAAAGCCGTTCCTGAAGTTCGAGCGCCTGCTCGAGACCTACGCCGCCTTCGCTCCGCGCGGCTTCGGCTCGTTCTCGCGCGCGATGCCGATCTGGCTGCGGGAGAAGCTGTTCCAGAAGGATCTGCTCTGCCGCGAGTTGCGGTCGATCGGCCCCAAATCGGATTGGCGCGACAAGCTTCTGTTCAGCGAGCATCATCTCAGCCACGCCGCCAGCGCCTTCTACCCGTCTCCGTTCGAGGATGCGGTGGTGTTGACGATGGACGGCGTTGGCGAATGGTGCACCGGATCGGCGGCCATCGGCCGCGGCAAGGATCTCCGCATCGTCAAGGAAATGCGCTTTCCGCATTCGCTCGGGCTGCTCTACTCCGCTTTCACTTACTACACGGGCTTCAAGGTCAATTCCGGCGAGTACAAGGTGATGGGCCTCGCGCCCTACGGCACGCCCGACCATGTGGACACCATCCTGGACAATCTGATTGATCTCAAGGACGACGGCAGCTTCCGGCTGGACATGTCGTATTTCGACTATTGCACCGGCCTGACCATGACCAATCAGAAATTCGCGGATCTGTTCGGGCAGCCGGTGCGCGATCCCGCCAAGGACATGCTCACGCCATTCCACATGAACATTGCCGCATCGGTTCAGACGGTCGCCGAAGAGGTCATGCTGCGGCTGACCCGCGCGCTGGCGCGGGAGCATGGCGGGGGCAACCTCTGCCTCGCCGGCGGCGTAGCGCTCAATTGCGTCGCTAACGGCAAGATCCTGCGCGACGGCGCCTTCGACAACATCTGGATCCAGCCGGCCTCCGGCGACGCTGGCGGCGCGTTGGGGGCAGCGCTCGTCGCGTGGCACCAGCATGTTGGTGGCGGGCGGCAGGTCAACGGCCACGACCTGATGCAGGGCGCCTATCTCGGCCCTGCCTTCGCGCAGGACGAGGTCGAGCGCGGTCTCACCAAAGCCGGCGCGCGCTTCTCCGTCGCGACCGACGACGAGATGTTGGAAGCCACCGCGGCTTCGCTCGCCGCCGGCGAAGCCGTCGGCTGGATGCAGGGCCGTATGGAGTTCGGCCCCCGCTCGCTCGGCGCGCGGTCGATCCTCGGTGATCCGCGCTCGCCGACCATGCAGAAGACGCTCAACCTGCGCATCAAATATCGCGAGAGCTTCCGCCCGTTCGCGCCCGCCGTGCTGCGCGAGGACGTCGCCGAATGGTTCGAGCTCGATGCCGACTCGCCGTACATGCTGCTGGTCGCCGATGTCAGGAAGGAACGACGCCGGCAGATGACCAACGAGGAAGAGGCACGGTTCGGGATCGACAAGCTCAACGCCGTCCGCTCGGAGATTCCTGCGGTGACCCACATTGACTACTCCGCCCGCGTTCAGACCGTCCACGCCGACACCAATCCGCGCTTTCACGCCCTGATCTCGCGCTTCAAGGCGAAGACCGGCTGCCCCGTGCTCGTGAATACCAGCTTTAATGTACGTGGCGAGCCGATCGTCTGTACACCAAAGGATGCATTCCGCTGCTTCATGGGCAGCGAGATCGAGCTGCTCGTGGTCGGCAACTGTCTGATGCGCAAGAGCGAGCAGGATCCCGCGTTGAAGCTCGATTACAAGAGCGCCTTCGAGCTGGATTAG
- a CDS encoding DUF5989 family protein has translation MSIVAELWDFIRARRKWWIAPILIVLFLFGGLLVIAQGSAIAPFIYTLF, from the coding sequence ATGTCCATCGTCGCAGAATTGTGGGACTTCATCCGGGCACGCAGGAAGTGGTGGATCGCCCCGATCCTCATCGTGCTGTTCCTGTTTGGCGGGCTGCTCGTGATCGCCCAGGGCTCCGCGATCGCGCCCTTCATCTACACACTGTTCTGA
- a CDS encoding SxtJ family membrane protein → MATALEHGSHHGPKPGGSERQFGLVFAGFFVMVALLPLIRFDPPRWWSIPVALVFAVVAMARPQLLRVPNRLWLRFGDLLHRIVSPIIMGAIFFGCISPLAWIMRRAGRDLLALKRDHNIQSYWIDRPRQPQDAAAMKRQF, encoded by the coding sequence ATGGCCACGGCGCTCGAGCATGGCTCGCATCACGGCCCGAAGCCCGGCGGTTCCGAACGGCAGTTCGGTCTCGTCTTTGCCGGCTTTTTCGTAATGGTCGCGCTTCTACCGCTGATTCGCTTCGACCCGCCGCGCTGGTGGTCGATCCCCGTTGCGCTTGTGTTCGCAGTGGTCGCGATGGCACGGCCCCAGCTCCTGAGAGTGCCAAACCGGCTATGGCTTCGCTTCGGCGACTTGCTGCACCGGATCGTCAGCCCGATTATCATGGGCGCAATCTTCTTCGGCTGCATCAGCCCGCTCGCCTGGATCATGCGACGAGCCGGACGTGACCTGCTCGCGCTGAAGCGGGATCACAACATACAGAGCTACTGGATCGATCGTCCGCGCCAGCCGCAGGATGCGGCGGCCATGAAGCGGCAGTTCTAA
- a CDS encoding SGNH/GDSL hydrolase family protein has translation MTPSVDITAISRRSARPRWRIKALALVLMTALTLIAAELLSDVLFAAIVSPQLAARRADPDHYYRVSADPLLGYELAPGTQIHRNERDLLINSHGLRGAEPVTNKAAPRFAVLGDSVTFGIQQSEDQTISRLMEAQLRHVCGSSVEVLNLGVPGYGAQEVGELLRTRAKPLAVDGIVYLLNLNDFARRNSLWEGADSGLYRMYSPPWLKLPFFLQKALYRWKKGGKDDGMMPSLDWYRWLIDGTFDATIAEIVAMDAWARTASIGFSVSIMPSGVALSGGQNALADQQRRIDEALRSHGVAVVDDSRPFMDRRKLFDDTDHLTDLGNQVAATLLVGVLASTQPELLARAGCHGGSTTAERPISERTNMRADGR, from the coding sequence ATGACGCCTTCGGTCGACATCACAGCCATCTCGCGCCGTTCCGCTCGACCGCGTTGGCGGATCAAGGCTCTGGCGCTGGTCCTGATGACCGCGCTGACCCTGATCGCGGCCGAACTCCTGTCAGACGTGCTCTTTGCCGCGATCGTCTCACCTCAACTCGCCGCGAGGCGCGCCGATCCCGATCACTACTATCGCGTCTCGGCGGATCCGTTGCTGGGTTACGAGCTCGCGCCGGGTACTCAGATCCACCGCAACGAACGCGACCTGTTGATCAACTCTCATGGCCTCCGCGGCGCGGAGCCGGTCACGAACAAGGCTGCGCCTCGTTTCGCCGTGCTCGGGGATTCTGTGACATTCGGGATTCAGCAGTCCGAGGACCAGACGATCTCTCGTCTCATGGAGGCACAGCTGCGCCACGTCTGCGGGAGCAGCGTCGAAGTTTTGAACTTGGGCGTTCCCGGTTATGGCGCGCAGGAAGTGGGTGAGCTGCTCAGAACCCGTGCCAAGCCGCTTGCGGTCGACGGCATCGTCTACCTTCTCAATCTCAATGACTTCGCACGCCGCAATTCGCTATGGGAAGGGGCGGATAGCGGCCTCTACCGGATGTATTCCCCGCCATGGCTCAAGCTCCCGTTCTTCCTGCAGAAGGCGCTGTATCGCTGGAAGAAGGGCGGCAAGGACGACGGCATGATGCCGTCGCTCGACTGGTATCGGTGGCTGATCGATGGAACGTTCGACGCAACGATCGCCGAGATCGTGGCGATGGACGCCTGGGCCCGAACGGCGAGCATCGGCTTCTCCGTGTCGATCATGCCATCCGGCGTTGCGCTGAGTGGCGGCCAGAACGCGCTAGCCGACCAGCAACGCCGGATCGACGAGGCGCTGAGGAGCCACGGCGTTGCCGTCGTTGACGACTCCCGACCGTTCATGGATAGGCGCAAACTGTTCGACGACACTGATCACCTGACCGATCTCGGCAATCAGGTCGCCGCAACTCTGCTGGTTGGGGTGCTTGCATCGACGCAGCCGGAGCTGCTGGCGCGAGCAGGATGTCACGGTGGTTCGACGACAGCGGAACGCCCGATATCGGAGCGGACCAATATGCGCGCGGATGGGAGATAG
- the iolE gene encoding myo-inosose-2 dehydratase: MPIRIGANPIGWSNDDLQEIGGETPLETCLAEAREAGFEGMELGHKFPREPQALRAALAPFGMACISGWYSAELLTRDADAEMRRLRPHLDLLKAMGSNVLVFAETSNAIHGDRGRPLSQRPVMRPSDWAEFGRRITDVAERTHAEGVRLVYHHHIGTIVQSADDIDAFMAATGDAVHLLLDTGHATWGGADPAALARTYRARISHVHVKDVRAAVMEQARREDWSFLDAVLGQGDALGIYTVPGDGMVDYAAVFRELPGYSGWIVIEAEQDPRKAHPLTYAKKGFAHIGQTLHEAGLA, encoded by the coding sequence ATGCCCATCCGTATCGGCGCGAATCCCATCGGGTGGTCGAACGACGATCTGCAGGAGATCGGCGGCGAGACGCCGCTCGAGACCTGCCTCGCCGAGGCGCGCGAGGCGGGCTTCGAGGGCATGGAGCTCGGCCACAAATTTCCGCGCGAGCCGCAGGCGCTGAGGGCGGCGCTCGCGCCGTTCGGCATGGCCTGCATCTCCGGCTGGTATTCGGCCGAGCTCTTGACGCGCGACGCTGACGCGGAGATGCGGCGGTTGCGCCCGCATCTCGATCTGCTCAAGGCGATGGGCTCCAACGTGCTGGTGTTCGCCGAGACCTCGAATGCGATCCACGGCGATCGCGGCAGGCCGCTGTCGCAACGGCCGGTGATGAGGCCTAGCGACTGGGCGGAGTTCGGTCGCCGCATCACGGACGTGGCCGAGCGCACGCACGCCGAGGGGGTCAGGCTGGTCTACCATCACCACATCGGCACCATCGTGCAGAGCGCCGACGACATCGACGCCTTCATGGCGGCGACCGGCGACGCCGTGCATCTGCTGCTCGACACCGGCCACGCCACCTGGGGCGGCGCAGATCCCGCGGCGCTGGCGCGGACCTATCGCGCCCGCATCAGCCATGTCCACGTAAAGGACGTGCGTGCCGCCGTCATGGAGCAGGCGCGGCGCGAGGATTGGAGCTTCCTCGATGCGGTGCTGGGACAAGGCGACGCACTCGGCATCTACACCGTGCCCGGCGACGGCATGGTCGACTACGCCGCCGTATTCCGCGAGCTGCCGGGCTATTCCGGCTGGATCGTCATCGAGGCGGAGCAGGACCCGCGCAAAGCCCATCCGCTGACCTATGCGAAGAAGGGGTTTGCGCATATCGGGCAGACCTTGCACGAGGCGGGGCTGGCCTGA
- the iolD gene encoding 3D-(3,5/4)-trihydroxycyclohexane-1,2-dione acylhydrolase (decyclizing), which translates to MATIRLTMAQALVAAIAAQRTVIDGETVPLFAGVWAIFGHGNVAGLGEALFAVRDRLPTLRAHHEQAMAHAAIAFAKAARRRRMMAVTSSIGPGATNMVTAAAVAHVNRLPLLLLPGDVFAGRRPDPVLQQIEDFGDGTVSANDCFRPVSRYFDRITRPEQIIPAFERAMQVLTDPAECGPVTLALCQDVQTEAYDFPSQFFAERIWQPCRPRPDATRLAETATLIKTSKRPLVIAGGGVLYSEAERDLAEFCLTHGVPAAETQAGKSALPHDHPLNLGAIGVTGTGAANAAAQQADVVLAIGTRLQDFTTGSRALFAEACRIIGLNTQPFDAGKHRAQPLVADARAGLAELGTALHGWTAPATWTEQAKAGRTAWLDTAARYLAASNAALPSDAEVIGAVQRRSRPDDVVLCAAGGLPGELHKLWQPGAPGGYHMEYGYSCMGYEIAGGLGAKLADPARDVIVMVGDGSYLMMNSEIATSIMLGAKLIIVVLDNRGFGCINRLQNATGGAPFNNLLRDTRHVTLPEIDFASHAASLGAIAHKVAGITELEAALDAARGHDRTSVIVIDTDPLRSTDAGGHWWEVAVPEVSERAEIEASRRNYIEALRRRGH; encoded by the coding sequence ATGGCGACGATCAGGCTGACGATGGCGCAGGCGCTCGTCGCCGCGATCGCGGCGCAGCGGACGGTGATCGACGGCGAGACGGTGCCGCTGTTCGCCGGCGTCTGGGCGATCTTCGGCCATGGCAATGTGGCCGGTCTCGGCGAGGCGCTGTTTGCCGTGCGCGATCGCCTGCCCACCTTGCGCGCGCATCATGAGCAGGCGATGGCCCATGCCGCGATCGCATTTGCCAAGGCCGCGCGCCGCCGGCGCATGATGGCCGTGACGAGCTCGATCGGCCCCGGGGCGACCAACATGGTGACAGCCGCAGCCGTCGCGCATGTCAACCGTCTGCCGCTCTTGCTGCTGCCGGGCGATGTCTTCGCCGGACGGCGTCCCGACCCGGTGTTGCAGCAGATCGAGGATTTTGGCGACGGCACTGTCTCGGCCAATGATTGCTTCCGCCCGGTCTCGCGCTATTTCGACCGGATCACCCGGCCCGAGCAGATCATCCCGGCCTTCGAGCGTGCGATGCAGGTTCTGACCGACCCCGCCGAATGCGGCCCGGTGACTCTCGCGCTGTGCCAGGACGTGCAGACGGAGGCCTACGACTTTCCGTCTCAATTCTTCGCCGAGCGCATCTGGCAGCCGTGCCGGCCGCGGCCCGACGCGACGCGACTGGCCGAGACTGCAACCCTCATCAAGACATCCAAGCGCCCGCTCGTCATCGCCGGCGGCGGCGTCCTCTACAGCGAGGCGGAACGCGACCTCGCCGAGTTCTGCCTGACGCACGGCGTTCCCGCGGCGGAGACGCAGGCCGGCAAGAGCGCACTGCCTCACGACCATCCGCTCAATCTCGGCGCGATCGGCGTCACCGGCACCGGCGCGGCCAATGCGGCTGCGCAGCAGGCCGATGTGGTGCTCGCGATCGGCACCCGGCTGCAGGACTTCACCACCGGCTCGCGCGCGCTGTTCGCCGAGGCCTGCCGCATCATCGGCCTCAACACGCAGCCGTTCGATGCCGGCAAGCACCGCGCGCAGCCGCTGGTCGCCGATGCCAGGGCCGGACTGGCGGAGCTCGGTACAGCCCTTCATGGCTGGACGGCGCCTGCCACCTGGACCGAACAGGCAAAAGCCGGCCGCACGGCCTGGCTGGACACCGCGGCGCGCTATCTTGCGGCTAGCAACGCGGCCTTGCCCAGCGATGCCGAGGTGATCGGTGCCGTGCAACGCCGCAGCCGGCCCGACGACGTGGTGCTGTGCGCCGCAGGCGGCTTGCCCGGCGAGTTGCACAAGCTGTGGCAGCCGGGCGCGCCCGGCGGCTATCATATGGAATACGGCTATTCGTGCATGGGCTATGAGATCGCCGGCGGCCTGGGCGCCAAGCTCGCCGATCCCGCCCGAGACGTCATCGTCATGGTCGGCGACGGATCCTATCTGATGATGAATTCCGAGATCGCCACGTCGATCATGCTCGGGGCAAAACTGATCATCGTCGTGCTCGACAATCGCGGTTTCGGCTGCATCAACCGGCTCCAGAACGCGACCGGAGGTGCCCCGTTCAACAACCTGCTGCGCGACACGCGTCACGTGACCTTGCCCGAGATCGACTTCGCGAGCCACGCAGCCAGCCTCGGCGCGATCGCGCACAAGGTCGCCGGGATCACCGAGCTCGAAGCGGCGCTCGATGCGGCGCGCGGCCACGATCGCACCAGCGTCATCGTGATCGACACCGACCCACTGCGGTCTACCGATGCCGGCGGCCATTGGTGGGAGGTGGCGGTGCCGGAGGTCTCGGAGCGCGCGGAGATCGAGGCATCCAGACGCAACTATATCGAGGCGCTGCGGCGCCGCGGCCATTGA
- the iolG gene encoding inositol 2-dehydrogenase: MMRFGLLGAGRIGRIHGLNVSSRGDARLVAVADASNEAALSLAQATGAEVADADAIIADAKIDAILICTPTDTHADLIEAAVSAGKAVFCEKPVDLDSDRICRCLATVEKAGKPLMIGFNRRFDPNFAALEKRLRNGEAGEIEIVSIISRDPAPPPVDYVKRSGGLFRDMMIHDFDMARFLLAEEPVEVFALGSALVDKAIGEAGDVDTAAVLMKTASGRIAQISNSRRASYGYDQRVEVHGAKGMLRAGNVHETTVEIATGQGFRADPVQNFFLERYSAAYRAELSAFIDVCAGKAAPSPSGRDGLRAQMLADAATLSARGGRPVAVKAS; the protein is encoded by the coding sequence ATTATGCGGTTTGGACTTCTCGGCGCCGGCAGGATCGGGCGAATTCATGGTCTCAATGTCTCGTCGCGCGGCGATGCACGGCTCGTCGCGGTGGCCGACGCCTCGAACGAAGCCGCGCTTTCGCTCGCACAGGCGACCGGCGCCGAGGTGGCCGATGCGGATGCGATCATCGCCGATGCCAAGATCGACGCGATCCTGATCTGCACGCCGACCGATACGCATGCCGATCTGATCGAAGCCGCGGTGTCGGCCGGCAAGGCGGTGTTCTGCGAGAAGCCGGTCGACCTCGATTCGGACCGCATTTGCCGCTGCCTCGCCACAGTGGAAAAAGCCGGCAAGCCGCTGATGATCGGCTTTAACCGCCGCTTCGATCCGAACTTCGCGGCGCTGGAGAAGCGGCTGCGCAACGGCGAGGCCGGCGAGATCGAGATCGTCAGCATCATCTCGCGTGATCCGGCACCGCCGCCGGTGGACTATGTGAAGCGCTCGGGCGGTCTCTTTCGCGACATGATGATCCATGATTTCGACATGGCGCGCTTCCTGCTCGCGGAGGAGCCGGTCGAGGTGTTCGCGCTCGGCTCAGCGTTGGTCGATAAGGCGATCGGCGAGGCCGGCGACGTCGACACCGCCGCGGTGCTGATGAAGACGGCGAGCGGGCGCATCGCGCAGATCTCGAACTCGCGCCGCGCCAGCTACGGCTACGACCAGCGCGTCGAGGTGCATGGCGCAAAGGGCATGCTGCGTGCCGGCAACGTGCACGAGACCACCGTCGAGATCGCGACCGGCCAGGGTTTTCGCGCCGACCCGGTGCAGAACTTCTTCCTCGAACGCTACAGCGCCGCCTATCGCGCCGAGCTCTCCGCCTTCATCGATGTCTGCGCCGGCAAGGCGGCGCCGTCGCCGAGCGGCCGCGATGGGCTGCGCGCCCAGATGCTCGCCGACGCCGCGACCTTGTCGGCGCGCGGCGGGCGGCCCGTCGCCGTCAAGGCCAGCTGA
- a CDS encoding inositol monophosphatase family protein, with amino-acid sequence MTETELLLRCYAVQGLVAEAGRIALDYFSRKDSLGVTMKGAQDWLTVADGIIESFLRERLAELFPQDTVIGEEGGGEASDAVWIIDPIDGNAMRPPRRARSRATDRRLRQYSRHDLPPKFHPAAFRVLSSLRRLARVEQQASGGAGRFCAADRPLR; translated from the coding sequence ATGACGGAGACCGAGCTGCTGCTGCGCTGCTACGCAGTCCAGGGCCTTGTCGCCGAGGCCGGGCGCATCGCGCTCGATTATTTCAGCCGCAAGGACAGTCTCGGGGTGACGATGAAGGGGGCACAGGATTGGCTCACCGTCGCCGACGGCATCATCGAGAGCTTTCTGCGCGAACGGCTGGCCGAGCTGTTCCCCCAGGACACCGTGATCGGCGAGGAAGGCGGCGGCGAGGCCAGCGACGCGGTCTGGATCATCGATCCGATCGACGGCAACGCAATGAGGCCTCCTCGACGAGCTCGGAGCAGGGCCACAGATCGTCGATTGCGCCAGTATTCTCGCCACGACCTGCCACCGAAGTTTCATCCAGCAGCATTTAGAGTCCTGTCGAGTTTACGCCGATTGGCGCGGGTGGAGCAACAGGCGAGCGGCGGAGCTGGTCGTTTTTGCGCAGCCGATCGCCCGTTGCGGTGA
- a CDS encoding integrase core domain-containing protein has product MTAMILNGTSAAGTIVPDHHRRSAAAADLDAAARLSGRKPRLWRTLALRGTASSAGPKRRRRLQRRPPAARHCTICKASSLRPGCTTSDTMRDELLNEMLFFGIADARSKIAAWVADYNSERPRSSLKYQTQAAYAATFTATGDRLRKNDQLRRSPVAPPAPIGVNSTGL; this is encoded by the coding sequence ATGACCGCCATGATATTGAATGGAACGAGCGCCGCTGGAACGATCGTGCCCGATCATCACCGAAGGTCCGCTGCAGCTGCCGATCTGGACGCGGCAGCAAGGCTCTCCGGTCGCAAGCCCCGCTTATGGCGTACCCTCGCGCTTCGAGGAACGGCATCAAGCGCCGGCCCCAAACGCCGCCGCCGACTTCAACGGCGGCCGCCAGCGGCACGCCACTGCACCATCTGCAAGGCATCATCACTCCGGCCGGGCTGCACTACGAGCGACACCATGCGCGACGAGCTGCTGAACGAGATGCTGTTCTTCGGCATCGCCGACGCACGGAGCAAGATTGCTGCATGGGTCGCCGACTACAATAGCGAGCGGCCCCGCTCCTCGCTGAAATACCAGACCCAGGCGGCCTACGCTGCCACATTCACCGCAACGGGCGATCGGCTGCGCAAAAACGACCAGCTCCGCCGCTCGCCTGTTGCTCCACCCGCGCCAATCGGCGTAAACTCGACAGGACTCTAA